The Metabacillus litoralis genome contains a region encoding:
- a CDS encoding class I SAM-dependent rRNA methyltransferase, whose amino-acid sequence MNKTVKLQIKSNFVNQFRSGYPLINKEAIKNINALKEEGAILDLFDENNHFLAKGYYGIQNKGRGWILTNNQQEAIDQSFFENKLNIAINARSSFYQDEHTTAFRVFNGEGDGIGGLTIDHYDGYYVITWYSEGIYHFKKDIMEAMKKFVDFKGVYEKKRFDVKGTYIEDDDFVIGERANFPLIVKENGIKFAVYLNEGAMVGVFLDQKDVRKAIRDKYAKGKHVLNTFSYTGAFSVAAALGGAVKTTSVDLANRSKAKTIEQFSVNEIDYEAQDIIVEDVFNFFKYAVRKKLNYDMVILDPPSFARSKKHTFSAGKDYPDLLKQAIQITAKKGIIVASSNCSTFSMKKFKGFIDKAFKESREAYTILEEFSLPADFRTSREFKEGNYLKVVILSKN is encoded by the coding sequence ATGAATAAAACAGTAAAACTCCAAATAAAATCTAATTTTGTTAATCAATTTCGATCAGGATATCCATTAATCAATAAAGAAGCCATCAAAAATATAAATGCTTTAAAAGAAGAGGGAGCCATTCTCGATTTGTTTGATGAAAACAATCATTTCCTAGCTAAAGGATACTATGGTATACAAAACAAAGGTAGAGGATGGATTTTAACCAATAACCAACAAGAAGCGATTGATCAATCCTTTTTTGAGAATAAATTAAATATAGCTATAAATGCTCGTTCGTCATTTTATCAAGATGAACATACAACAGCTTTTCGGGTTTTTAATGGAGAAGGTGATGGAATTGGTGGATTAACGATTGATCATTATGATGGTTATTACGTAATCACCTGGTATAGTGAAGGAATTTATCACTTTAAAAAAGACATAATGGAAGCCATGAAAAAATTTGTGGATTTCAAAGGTGTTTATGAAAAGAAGAGATTTGATGTTAAGGGAACATATATTGAGGATGATGACTTTGTTATTGGAGAAAGAGCCAATTTCCCTCTTATTGTGAAAGAAAATGGTATTAAATTTGCCGTTTATTTGAATGAAGGCGCAATGGTCGGCGTATTTTTGGATCAAAAGGATGTCAGAAAAGCCATACGTGATAAGTATGCAAAAGGAAAGCATGTATTAAATACCTTTTCTTATACAGGGGCTTTTTCTGTTGCTGCTGCACTCGGAGGCGCTGTTAAAACAACCAGTGTTGACCTTGCTAACCGAAGCAAAGCAAAAACAATAGAACAATTCAGTGTAAATGAAATTGATTATGAGGCACAAGATATTATAGTAGAGGATGTATTTAACTTCTTTAAATATGCTGTTAGAAAGAAGCTGAATTACGATATGGTCATACTAGATCCTCCTAGCTTTGCCCGCTCTAAAAAACATACATTTAGCGCTGGAAAGGATTATCCTGATTTATTAAAGCAAGCAATTCAAATTACCGCTAAAAAAGGAATTATTGTGGCTTCATCCAACTGTAGTACATTTAGTATGAAGAAATTTAAAGGGTTTATTGATAAAGCTTTTAAAGAAAGTAGAGAAGCTTACACCATTCTTGAGGAATTTAGTTTACCAGCTGATTTTAGAACTTCTCGAGAGTTTAAAGAAGGAAATTATTTAAAAGTAGTTATATTAAGTAAAAATTAA
- a CDS encoding Gfo/Idh/MocA family protein has product MSELKIGIIGVGGIAQGRHIPAFQSFEDCVITAVSDVNKERAQEAADKFKIELVFENYKDMFQHVDAVVICTPNKFHAEMTIAAFEAGVHVLCEKPMALTAEECEAMLEASKRTNKVLAIAYHYRFMKNSQAAKKMMGDVGTPLVTRVRALRRRKVPGWGVFTNKSLQGGGSLIDYGCHLLDLAIWLMGSPKYVEVNGSTYNALSKQPNSVNQWGSFDHETFNVDDHVTAYIKFENGASLLLETSWAANILDDEEHVSISGVDGGLSVFPLEFYAAKDDMLINSQAAWISGEDDPGLSQARNFLDACLGRAELVVKPEEALQVSQIIDGIYQSAESK; this is encoded by the coding sequence ATGAGTGAACTAAAGATTGGAATAATCGGAGTCGGTGGTATTGCACAAGGCCGACATATCCCAGCTTTTCAAAGCTTTGAGGATTGTGTAATTACAGCTGTAAGTGATGTTAACAAAGAAAGAGCACAAGAAGCAGCAGATAAATTTAAAATTGAGCTGGTATTTGAAAACTATAAGGATATGTTTCAACATGTTGATGCTGTCGTTATTTGTACGCCGAATAAATTTCACGCTGAAATGACAATTGCAGCATTTGAAGCAGGAGTTCATGTTCTATGTGAAAAGCCAATGGCACTTACAGCAGAAGAATGTGAAGCGATGCTTGAAGCTTCAAAACGAACAAATAAAGTGTTAGCGATTGCTTATCATTATCGTTTTATGAAAAATTCACAGGCAGCAAAGAAAATGATGGGAGATGTCGGTACTCCACTTGTAACAAGAGTAAGAGCTTTGAGACGAAGAAAGGTGCCTGGCTGGGGTGTTTTTACAAATAAGTCACTCCAAGGTGGAGGTAGCTTAATTGACTATGGATGTCACCTACTAGATTTGGCTATTTGGTTAATGGGAAGTCCAAAGTACGTTGAGGTAAATGGCAGTACGTACAATGCATTAAGCAAACAACCCAATTCGGTTAATCAATGGGGTAGCTTTGACCATGAAACATTTAATGTAGATGACCATGTCACAGCATACATTAAGTTTGAAAATGGGGCGTCTTTATTACTAGAAACGTCATGGGCTGCAAATATATTGGATGATGAAGAGCACGTAAGTATATCAGGCGTTGATGGTGGATTAAGTGTTTTTCCTCTGGAGTTTTATGCGGCGAAAGATGACATGCTTATAAACAGTCAGGCTGCTTGGATTTCTGGTGAGGATGATCCTGGTCTATCTCAGGCTAGGAACTTTCTTGATGCTTGTCTAGGAAGAGCTGAGCTTGTTGTAAAACCAGAAGAAGCTCTGCAGGTTTCTCAAATTATTGATGGAATCTATCAATCAGCAGAGTCAAAATAA
- a CDS encoding sugar phosphate isomerase/epimerase family protein, whose protein sequence is MKLGVFTVLFNDKSFEDMLDRVKASGLQAVEIGTGGYPGGAHCDLDALLESEEKRNEYLGKLQERDLVISAFSCHGNPISPDKEFALDSQETLKKTIKLASLMNVPVVNTFSGTAGDHEGAKHPNWPVTPWPNEYGDVLKWQWEEKLIPYWKEVGQYAKEHNVKIGLELHGGFLVHTPYTMLKLREATCDAIGANLDPSHLWWQGIDPVAAIKILGKENAIHHFHAKDTYIDQDNVNMYGLTDMQPYGEVQTRAWTFRSVGCGHSLTEWNDIMSALRTYGYDYVVSIEHEDPIMSIDEGFERAVTNLKSVLINEQPSQMWWV, encoded by the coding sequence ATGAAATTAGGTGTTTTTACAGTTCTTTTTAATGATAAATCTTTTGAGGATATGTTAGATCGAGTAAAAGCTTCCGGTTTGCAGGCAGTTGAAATTGGAACTGGTGGTTATCCAGGTGGAGCTCATTGTGACTTGGATGCATTACTTGAGAGTGAAGAAAAACGTAATGAGTACTTAGGGAAACTACAAGAACGTGATTTAGTTATTAGTGCATTCAGTTGTCATGGTAATCCAATTTCACCTGATAAGGAATTTGCTCTAGATTCTCAAGAAACACTAAAGAAAACAATCAAACTTGCATCGTTAATGAATGTACCTGTTGTTAATACATTTTCAGGGACTGCTGGTGACCATGAGGGAGCAAAACATCCGAACTGGCCTGTTACTCCTTGGCCAAATGAATATGGCGATGTGCTAAAGTGGCAATGGGAAGAGAAGTTAATTCCATATTGGAAAGAAGTAGGACAGTATGCGAAAGAGCACAATGTGAAAATTGGCTTAGAGTTACATGGTGGATTTTTAGTACATACACCATATACAATGCTAAAGCTTCGTGAAGCTACATGTGATGCAATTGGTGCAAACCTGGATCCAAGTCATCTTTGGTGGCAAGGAATTGATCCGGTTGCAGCAATTAAAATTTTAGGGAAAGAAAATGCTATTCATCATTTCCATGCAAAAGATACTTATATTGACCAAGATAATGTTAATATGTATGGATTAACAGATATGCAGCCATATGGTGAAGTTCAGACAAGAGCTTGGACGTTCAGATCCGTTGGTTGTGGTCACAGTCTAACAGAGTGGAATGACATAATGAGTGCTCTACGTACTTATGGATATGACTATGTTGTAAGTATTGAACATGAAGATCCAATCATGTCTATCGACGAAGGCTTTGAGCGTGCTGTTACAAACTTAAAATCTGTCTTAATTAATGAGCAGCCATCACAAATGTGGTGGGTATAA
- a CDS encoding asparagine synthase — translation MNIREGLIPTALGSAVTATGYALKQRRGSNKMVANTVFGFGLAHVVLGAIDLVQHRR, via the coding sequence ATGAATATTCGTGAAGGATTAATACCAACTGCATTAGGTTCAGCTGTTACTGCTACTGGATATGCATTAAAACAAAGACGCGGTTCTAATAAAATGGTCGCAAATACTGTTTTTGGTTTTGGTCTTGCCCACGTAGTATTAGGTGCCATTGACCTTGTCCAACATCGACGTTAA
- a CDS encoding Gfo/Idh/MocA family protein, with amino-acid sequence MGKLRVGVIGCGSIAQYRHLPEYASNQHVELVAVCDIVEDRVKEIANKYGAKAFTDYKELIHSGEVDVVSVCTPNYLHAPVTIEALNNGLHVLCEKPMATSQEEADAMIEAAKKNDKKLMIAHNQRFVRSHQIARELIESGSIGKIYSFRTAFGHPGPEGWSQDGRDSWFFEKEKAYIGAMGDLGVHKTDLMRYLLGEEIVEVGAFIETSAKEFADVDDTAVCALKTESGIIGTLAASWSYTAKEDNSTIIYGEKAIIRLEDNPTYSLVVQYTNGEVVKYELGKIQSNDEGGQNSSHVIDHFISSVVENKEPLITGEEGMKSLAVIIAALKSNETKTIAKVFE; translated from the coding sequence ATGGGAAAATTAAGAGTTGGTGTAATTGGTTGTGGTAGTATTGCTCAGTATCGTCACTTACCTGAATATGCTTCAAATCAACATGTAGAGCTAGTGGCTGTGTGTGATATTGTAGAAGATCGTGTAAAAGAAATTGCTAATAAATATGGTGCAAAAGCATTTACTGATTATAAAGAGCTTATCCATAGTGGAGAGGTAGATGTTGTTAGTGTATGTACACCTAACTATTTACACGCGCCTGTAACGATTGAAGCTCTAAATAATGGACTTCATGTATTATGTGAAAAGCCAATGGCAACTTCTCAAGAGGAAGCAGATGCAATGATTGAAGCGGCTAAGAAAAATGATAAAAAACTAATGATTGCTCATAATCAGCGTTTTGTACGTTCACATCAAATTGCTCGAGAATTAATTGAAAGCGGTTCTATTGGGAAAATTTACAGCTTTAGAACTGCATTTGGACATCCTGGTCCAGAGGGCTGGAGCCAAGATGGAAGAGATAGCTGGTTCTTTGAAAAGGAAAAAGCTTATATCGGGGCAATGGGTGATTTAGGTGTTCATAAAACGGACTTAATGCGCTATTTACTAGGTGAAGAAATTGTTGAGGTTGGAGCATTCATTGAGACATCAGCTAAAGAATTTGCAGATGTTGATGACACGGCTGTTTGTGCCCTTAAAACGGAAAGTGGCATTATTGGAACACTTGCAGCAAGCTGGTCTTACACAGCAAAAGAAGATAACTCAACAATTATTTATGGTGAAAAGGCAATTATTCGTTTAGAGGATAATCCAACTTATTCATTAGTCGTTCAATATACAAATGGTGAAGTAGTAAAGTATGAGCTTGGAAAAATTCAATCAAACGATGAAGGTGGTCAAAACTCTTCACATGTTATTGATCATTTTATTTCAAGTGTTGTTGAAAACAAAGAGCCTCTAATCACTGGAGAAGAAGGTATGAAATCGTTAGCGGTTATTATTGCTGCACTCAAATCAAACGAAACAAAAACAATTGCAAAAGTATTTGAGTGA
- a CDS encoding YfhE family protein, with protein sequence MASEKKKRDKSKSTLSSMQEVTYSREFKNADRAGGYISKQRH encoded by the coding sequence ATGGCATCAGAAAAAAAGAAAAGAGATAAATCAAAAAGTACTCTTTCAAGCATGCAAGAAGTAACATATTCTCGTGAGTTCAAAAATGCTGATCGAGCTGGTGGATACATAAGTAAACAAAGACACTAA
- a CDS encoding LacI family DNA-binding transcriptional regulator — translation MNQKMTIRDVAKHAGVSAATVSYVLNGVNKVSEETKDRVLQAIEQLNYQPDFTAISLSKRKSKMIGVIMPLVEDTLAPILKENPYVSELLSGVEYTCRKNGYDFVISGISKAEECKNWIMKRNLDALLVLGKFPLNVFEKMKPLSIPLVFVDSFEEYADAYHNIRINDELGGYLGTKHLIDNGHTQICFIPNGKIDSAVDGQRFLGFKRALKEASIPFNKEMVVEGKLNTFENGYSIGMELMKKQDITAIFTSSDITALGIIKSLNDHKKRIPEDYAIVGFDDLMISKFSSPSLTTIRQDVFRKGSIAAETCITVIESEDVHPEQIMLPVELVVRDSTKGKSDI, via the coding sequence ATGAATCAAAAAATGACAATACGTGATGTAGCTAAACACGCTGGAGTTTCGGCTGCTACGGTGTCCTACGTACTCAATGGAGTAAACAAGGTATCAGAGGAAACGAAAGATCGTGTATTACAGGCTATTGAACAATTAAACTATCAACCAGATTTTACCGCGATCAGTTTATCGAAAAGAAAGTCTAAGATGATTGGTGTGATTATGCCATTAGTTGAAGATACATTAGCACCGATTTTAAAGGAAAATCCTTATGTTAGCGAATTGTTAAGTGGTGTTGAATATACTTGTCGAAAAAATGGATATGATTTTGTTATCTCCGGTATCTCTAAAGCGGAGGAATGCAAAAACTGGATCATGAAGCGAAACTTAGATGCCCTTTTGGTTTTAGGCAAGTTTCCTCTTAATGTATTCGAAAAAATGAAACCGCTATCTATTCCGCTAGTGTTTGTCGATTCGTTTGAGGAGTATGCTGATGCATACCATAATATTCGCATCAATGACGAGCTAGGTGGATATTTGGGCACAAAGCATTTAATCGATAATGGTCACACTCAAATCTGCTTTATACCAAATGGAAAGATAGATAGTGCGGTAGACGGCCAACGTTTTTTAGGTTTTAAGCGGGCTCTTAAGGAAGCTAGTATTCCTTTTAATAAAGAAATGGTTGTTGAAGGAAAGTTAAATACCTTTGAAAATGGATATTCCATTGGAATGGAATTAATGAAAAAACAAGATATAACAGCTATTTTTACCTCTTCTGATATTACTGCATTAGGAATCATTAAATCACTTAACGATCATAAAAAAAGAATTCCTGAAGACTATGCAATTGTTGGATTCGATGACTTGATGATTAGTAAATTTTCTTCACCGAGCTTAACGACAATACGTCAGGATGTTTTTCGAAAAGGATCAATTGCAGCAGAAACATGTATCACTGTGATTGAAAGTGAGGATGTACACCCTGAGCAGATTATGCTCCCTGTTGAACTCGTTGTCAGGGATTCGACTAAAGGAAAGTCAGACATTTAA
- a CDS encoding peptidoglycan-binding domain-containing protein, which produces MGEGKSGSFVRDIQQQLIRAGYRLPRFGADGIYGDETEKAVMRFQRDFNLAVDGLVGPNTLSKLQQVNQQRISAPDFPLPSGILRRGSEGEGVRQVQRALKEINFDPGPIDGIYGPRTEDAVRRFQLMYAALADDGIYGPNTRKYIRMELED; this is translated from the coding sequence ATTGGTGAAGGGAAATCTGGCTCATTTGTTAGAGATATTCAACAACAACTAATCAGAGCGGGTTACCGTTTACCACGTTTCGGCGCAGATGGAATTTATGGTGATGAAACAGAAAAGGCAGTCATGAGATTTCAAAGAGATTTCAATTTAGCTGTTGATGGATTAGTCGGACCAAATACACTATCTAAATTACAACAAGTAAATCAACAAAGAATTTCTGCACCCGATTTCCCTCTACCATCAGGGATTCTCAGACGTGGAAGTGAAGGAGAAGGGGTTAGGCAGGTTCAACGTGCATTGAAGGAAATCAACTTTGATCCAGGTCCAATTGATGGTATATATGGCCCTAGAACAGAAGATGCAGTAAGAAGATTTCAATTAATGTACGCAGCTCTTGCAGATGATGGAATATATGGCCCAAACACAAGAAAATATATACGAATGGAATTAGAGGATTAG
- a CDS encoding amidohydrolase has protein sequence MKSTLFKQATVYPVVSPVLYEADVLVEDGKIAAIGKNIETNGEAEIIVCKDKFLFPGFIDVHTHLGLYDEGTGWAGNDANETIEPLTPHIRALDGVHPLDPAFKDAIKYGITTAHVMPGSANVIGGTTSVIKTFGINISKMVIQETAGLKIALGENPKRMHSHGNKESITRMGIMGMLREAFYKAKYCDEKEDFRSISIKKALRREIPVRIHAHRADDIMSAIRFAEEFNLDYRIEHCTEGHLIAEELVGKGVKVCVGPTLTRKSKIELKNKSWSTYQELSKRGVEVSITTDHPYTPIQYLNLCAALAVREGFNEQKALEGITITAARNLRVADRVGSIEIGKDADLVVWNTHPFHYLAKPELTMIDGNIVYKES, from the coding sequence ATGAAATCTACACTTTTTAAACAAGCAACAGTTTATCCTGTTGTTTCACCAGTTTTGTATGAGGCAGATGTTTTAGTTGAAGATGGTAAGATAGCCGCGATTGGCAAAAATATAGAAACAAATGGAGAAGCAGAGATTATTGTATGTAAAGACAAATTTCTTTTCCCTGGATTTATTGATGTGCATACACACCTAGGTCTTTATGATGAAGGTACTGGCTGGGCAGGAAATGATGCGAATGAAACAATTGAGCCTCTCACGCCACATATCAGAGCGTTAGATGGAGTACATCCATTAGACCCAGCCTTCAAGGATGCAATAAAGTATGGCATCACAACAGCTCATGTTATGCCTGGCAGTGCTAACGTTATAGGTGGTACAACCTCTGTTATTAAGACATTTGGGATTAATATTTCTAAAATGGTTATTCAAGAAACAGCTGGCTTAAAAATTGCTCTGGGAGAAAATCCGAAGCGTATGCATAGCCACGGGAATAAAGAATCCATTACCCGAATGGGAATTATGGGGATGCTTCGTGAAGCATTCTACAAGGCAAAGTATTGTGATGAAAAAGAGGACTTTCGCTCTATCTCAATAAAAAAGGCCTTGCGACGTGAAATACCAGTTCGTATTCACGCTCATCGTGCAGACGACATTATGAGTGCGATTAGATTCGCAGAAGAATTTAATCTAGATTATCGGATTGAACATTGTACAGAAGGACATTTAATTGCTGAAGAATTAGTAGGCAAAGGAGTCAAAGTCTGTGTTGGACCTACTTTAACTAGAAAGTCTAAGATTGAATTAAAAAACAAAAGTTGGTCAACCTACCAAGAGCTTTCCAAAAGAGGTGTAGAAGTTTCCATAACAACCGATCATCCTTATACCCCGATTCAATACCTTAATCTTTGTGCAGCATTAGCTGTTAGAGAAGGGTTTAATGAGCAAAAGGCATTAGAAGGAATTACTATCACAGCTGCACGTAATTTAAGAGTTGCAGATAGGGTTGGTAGTATTGAAATTGGTAAGGATGCAGATTTGGTGGTTTGGAATACTCATCCTTTTCATTACTTAGCGAAACCTGAACTCACCATGATTGATGGGAATATTGTCTATAAAGAAAGCTAG
- a CDS encoding DEAD/DEAH box helicase — protein MTLENFLQELEPFIQSNWSKAEFENPTAIQLKAVPQILEGKDVVAESPTGTGKTLAYVLPLLNKIDVNRKAAQVVILAPSRELVMQIFDEVKKWSEGSEITSASFIGGANIKRQVDKLKKSPQIILGTPGRIYELIKMKKLKMHEVKTIVLDEGDQLLIPEHKKTIQDIVKTTLNERQVVLFSATLNESTESKARDLMKKDPEIIKVGKEEVPTGKVDHVYLVCEQREKALILEKLVKNIPMKALGFVKDIGNLSVLGEKLDYKGVDVHLLHSDTKKEEREAALKSLRTEKQGLLLATDVAARGLDIAELTHVIHYDLPSTSSQYVHRSGRTGRQGASGTVVSIVTEREERELRKLAKELNITVRKNELYRGELAEV, from the coding sequence ATGACACTAGAGAATTTTTTACAAGAGCTTGAGCCATTTATTCAATCTAATTGGTCAAAAGCAGAATTTGAGAATCCTACGGCGATTCAACTTAAAGCTGTTCCACAAATACTTGAAGGAAAAGACGTGGTTGCCGAATCCCCAACTGGAACAGGGAAAACGTTAGCATATGTACTACCATTATTAAACAAAATTGATGTGAACAGAAAAGCGGCACAAGTTGTGATACTGGCTCCTTCGAGAGAACTTGTTATGCAAATTTTCGACGAAGTAAAGAAATGGTCAGAAGGCAGTGAAATAACTAGTGCTTCCTTTATTGGTGGAGCTAATATAAAAAGACAGGTAGATAAACTAAAAAAGAGCCCACAAATCATTCTTGGGACCCCAGGAAGAATTTATGAATTAATTAAAATGAAAAAATTGAAAATGCATGAAGTAAAGACAATTGTTCTTGATGAAGGAGATCAGCTTTTAATTCCTGAACACAAAAAAACAATACAAGATATTGTGAAAACAACTCTTAATGAAAGACAAGTAGTACTTTTTTCAGCCACTTTAAATGAAAGTACAGAATCGAAAGCAAGAGATCTAATGAAAAAGGATCCTGAGATTATAAAGGTTGGAAAGGAAGAAGTACCAACTGGAAAAGTTGATCATGTTTACCTTGTTTGTGAACAAAGAGAAAAAGCACTCATACTGGAAAAGCTCGTGAAGAATATTCCTATGAAAGCATTAGGATTTGTAAAGGATATTGGTAATTTAAGTGTATTAGGTGAGAAACTCGACTATAAAGGAGTGGATGTTCACCTCTTGCATAGTGACACTAAAAAAGAGGAGAGAGAAGCAGCGTTAAAAAGTCTTCGTACTGAAAAGCAAGGCCTTTTACTTGCAACAGATGTTGCTGCAAGAGGTTTGGATATAGCAGAACTTACTCATGTTATTCATTATGACTTACCATCTACAAGCTCTCAATATGTGCATAGATCTGGAAGAACAGGAAGACAAGGGGCTTCAGGAACTGTTGTTTCAATCGTGACAGAACGGGAAGAAAGGGAGTTAAGGAAGCTGGCAAAGGAGTTAAACATTACTGTAAGAAAGAATGAGCTATATCGAGGAGAATTGGCTGAGGTATAA
- a CDS encoding YfhD family protein: protein MGRGHKHNHKARDKNSSSLPQTPKNLKRDGIDEEFSRELADQDDIEAQARAKAADQRQRANRNL, encoded by the coding sequence ATGGGCAGAGGTCATAAACATAATCATAAAGCACGAGATAAAAACTCTTCATCACTTCCACAAACACCTAAAAACTTAAAAAGAGATGGGATTGACGAGGAATTTTCAAGAGAATTAGCTGACCAAGACGATATTGAAGCTCAAGCAAGAGCAAAAGCAGCTGATCAAAGACAACGCGCTAATAGAAATTTATAA
- a CDS encoding GNAT family N-acetyltransferase, with the protein MLKKRDIYDSQALYEHMIHPEVFPFVRHKANSFEEYLFLTKQTIEAEERGELISRTILDEWGSPIGTISLFDIQDKAGFLGTWIGKPYHGKGYNKLAKDAFFNELFYELDIETIFLRIRKQNIRSTKAAEKLPYVVNANETRAHLLEQINNGEDIFNLFEISRDQYTIYTYHNASEAEEQQLKEA; encoded by the coding sequence ATGCTAAAAAAACGTGATATTTATGATAGTCAAGCACTTTATGAACACATGATTCACCCAGAAGTCTTCCCTTTTGTGCGTCATAAAGCAAATTCTTTTGAAGAATATTTATTTCTAACTAAACAAACGATTGAGGCTGAAGAACGAGGTGAATTGATTTCACGTACCATTTTAGATGAATGGGGATCTCCAATCGGCACAATTAGCTTGTTTGATATTCAAGATAAAGCTGGTTTCTTAGGAACCTGGATTGGAAAGCCATATCATGGCAAGGGCTACAACAAACTTGCAAAAGATGCGTTTTTCAATGAACTTTTTTATGAACTAGATATTGAAACGATTTTCTTAAGAATTCGCAAACAAAATATTCGCTCAACAAAGGCTGCAGAGAAGCTTCCTTACGTAGTAAATGCGAATGAAACAAGAGCACATTTGCTTGAACAAATAAATAACGGCGAAGATATTTTTAACCTTTTTGAAATTTCAAGAGACCAGTATACAATTTACACATATCACAATGCTTCTGAGGCTGAAGAACAACAACTTAAGGAAGCTTAA
- a CDS encoding ThuA domain-containing protein, producing MTKVTVWNENRHEKKNPVVSEIYPKGIHGAIADFLQQDNNEVKTATLDEPQHGLTDEVLENTDVLVWWGHLAHDEVEDSIVEKVAQRVLDGMGLIVLHSGHFSKIFKKLMGTSCDLKWREADDKERLWVVDPSHPIAEGIGEYIELEKEEMYGEHFDIPAPDELIFTSWFEGGEIFRSGCTFKRGNGQIFYFRPGHETYPTYHNEQIQTVIKNAVKYVKPVNRKRPVYGNAKPLETISAK from the coding sequence ATGACTAAAGTTACAGTATGGAATGAAAACAGACATGAAAAGAAAAATCCCGTAGTTAGCGAGATTTATCCAAAGGGAATCCACGGTGCAATTGCTGATTTTCTACAACAAGACAACAATGAAGTGAAAACGGCTACATTAGATGAGCCGCAGCACGGACTAACAGATGAGGTTTTAGAAAATACTGATGTACTCGTTTGGTGGGGGCATCTTGCACATGATGAAGTAGAGGACTCAATCGTCGAAAAGGTTGCGCAAAGAGTGCTAGATGGAATGGGACTTATTGTGTTGCATTCAGGACATTTTTCTAAGATTTTCAAAAAATTAATGGGAACAAGCTGTGATTTAAAATGGCGTGAAGCTGATGATAAAGAACGACTTTGGGTTGTAGATCCTAGTCATCCAATTGCAGAAGGAATTGGAGAGTATATTGAACTCGAAAAAGAAGAAATGTATGGTGAGCACTTCGATATTCCTGCACCGGACGAGTTGATCTTTACAAGCTGGTTTGAGGGTGGAGAGATCTTTAGAAGTGGATGTACTTTTAAACGTGGTAATGGTCAGATATTCTACTTCCGTCCAGGTCATGAAACATACCCAACATACCATAACGAGCAAATACAAACTGTAATTAAAAATGCTGTTAAATATGTAAAGCCTGTTAACCGTAAACGTCCTGTTTATGGAAATGCTAAGCCATTAGAAACAATCTCAGCTAAGTAA